DNA from Cotesia glomerata isolate CgM1 linkage group LG10, MPM_Cglom_v2.3, whole genome shotgun sequence:
aaggagaaaaaaaaatcactggACACAAATCTAAGTAAGattattctaatttaatagaaaattaaattttcacgtAAATGATCAACTCGCCGTCGGAAGATGGAGGTCCACTTTCGAAGATTAATTCTGGCATCGAACGATTTTGcgcataaatttttgattttatgtgACATTagagttattattttctacatctttataaatatttgaattactctatagttttatgaaattatgtaatatttcattataaataattttaaaaagcgttAATTATCAGGCGGATCGTAATCTTTAGTATGACATTATTTCGCctgaattttattcaataataccaatgaattgtataaaaatcacggtattgataattttcattttattaaataataattactagtatttttaacagtttaaatcgcttcaaaataattattttaatcagatttttcctaatttattttaacagtaaattCTTGTATGAATTTTACTGCgacagaaaaatttgaaatctatTTCATTAATCAATAGCCAATAATTTGAATTGACtagttaaattataatttaacataaagaaaaatatattttatgaatttttttctcattgcGTTTAAATCAGCAATGAAatactattattttataaaattaaaactaattttccAATATCCAATTCAATTATCCTAGaagaatcatttttattattaatgatcaGGATAAATTACTCAAATTCATTGTAAATAGATAAAAGAAAAACTATTGCAATGGATTAATTCAATCATATCTTATTAATAAgagtttcattttaattttttaatttttaatcattttattaagccagtaaaaattataaattttactgtagtaaatgttttattatataactaattaattattgattttaattgacaaatttACATGAgttaaaatgtaattaaaagcAAATGCAGCGAAGAAATTGCACTGCATTTTAGTTTAGAACTTCATGTATTTCTATTTTctcagaattaatttataaattttatataatttaactatAATTTGTTAATGACATTATTACGTCGTCTAAATTACGGAATTTGATTTGGTATCATTTGTGAGCCTAATCaacttttattaatcaattctGCATATTCCATTTAATagcaattattttactatgCACGTTCAATATTTACCGATTTAAAAACATgacataaaaatgttttaatgaATTTGGACAAGGAAATTgtcaagttaaaaattaaatttaccttCTGATAAATATGATTTATCAGATCTCAAAGGTATAAGgttcaattttgaaatttggcGTCCGTTTTAACTAACAAtaagttaaatatttcaaatttgttctcgatctaataaaaatcaagttacataatcattaatttaaattaaaataggaTAAATAATCATAACTGTCAAGATTTCTTTGATAAATCTTAAATGTTTCGCATTACTGGCTTAATCTggttgttttataatttaatctttgcaattttattttatttgcaatCATTTTTCTCAGGtgagtaattattaaaattactcatcctgatatattaaatttttgaggaCGACTTTTGCCATTTTTTGAGATCGTTGTGACATCAACCTCAAATTTTTGGGCTACAACATCGAGTACGGTAGGTCCGGGCCACCATCTGCATATATCCACGATATTAGTGGACAGCAGTAATGCGaaaattatgtaatattttCACGGTTGAAATGGAAAGTCGTATTGCATCCATTTCATCGGCTACTCGTATGTCTCAGATAGTTGTACGTCTCTTATAATTTGAGGAAGATTCCAGCTATTGAGAAGAATGGTTCGAAGATCAACTTCAGTAAAAAGCTGCAGTGCCCATATTTGAGGTAGGACTGGACCACCATCTGTATATATCCGCTTTTAGGAAACAGCAGTAATGGGAAAATTATGAGAAATTATCACGGTCAAAATGGAATGTCTTTATGCATTCATTTCATCAACTACCCAAATCGGTTTtgcattattatttaattgcgGTAACGATACAAATCGTTTACCCACGAAATAACACCAGATTCAGCCAGTAgcacattattaattaaaatcatttgattttataatttaaaaattttataatcgaCATAAGTCGAGAGGGCGCCAAATTCCAAaccaaaaattgttttattttcagaGGCATTGTAAATGACCTctcattttatattaattttaaatgaattctATGTTAGCGTTACATCTCAGGTTTAGGATaagtaatttgttaatttaaaatttaccattctTTTTCATCCAGTCATCAAGTATCGAgtcatttcttttttttttggagtcgTACCGCTTTGCGTAGCGCTGCGACTCACTTAAGTCGGGAGGTGTTACGTTTTggcaaatattaaatttattaaaaattttattaattaatatttaaaataaaatttgatttaaaataataaattaatcgttATTTGAGGTATCTCGTAACGGAAATACCTCGAGATAACAGATTTCTGGAACGTCAACGCAGCCCAGTAGACGAAACAGTCTACGTTGTGGGATTTGGACTGCGTTGATGTTCACATAGGGTAACCTGAGATGCAACGtcgctaaaaattattataaaaacccaatgtaattaatattttttgatacattCTGTCTTCAGACTTCATCTGGAGCAGTCAGTCCTCGGACTTAGCAGAGGAGCAATCTCTGCTGGTCCGAGGCTGAACCTGCCTAAtccttttcaaataaattttattaattgtcaatcaattaatatggatatttattaaaacctcATCCCCCAGGGTGTAAGCGCTTTTATTAGCTGTTTTCCACTCTGGTGAAATCGCCGAAGTGCTAGCCAGCGTTTAGGCACTCCAAAATCACCTACCTGAGGCAGGTTAATTGAaagtaacataaaattttataaacttaaattttaaaagtgactTCGCGGATTAAACCAGTGACACGACCCACCTGGAGTCTATTGACATCCTAACGAGGTCAAAATCtggacttaaataatttttaaattaatttaccaaaaatttgtGAACGTAACAGtatataatttctttttttttttttttttttttaaatacaaataatagtttatttttttcaaaaaacacaataaaatatatatgtatataattttcattctaaaatataacaatattgatttatagttaaaatttataccCAAAAGGCAGAGTTGTATACTTATTTCTAAAACgctgttttttaaattgcggGTATgttcttttcttttcttttttcgtAACTACGGTATGAAAACATGTTCTACGTATAGCGTTGAAACGTACTTCTATAGGTGTTCTTCTTTTACCAGTCACAAGGTCcctaacatttttataattaattttaagactgttagaaaaatttaaggtTATACCTTTTACTTTACAAACCTCCGCAGTCGAATCGTCAGGTCTACGTATTATAAAAGCATAAAATTTAGGCCCTCCTGTTACAAAAGATGTAATATAGCTACCTACCCCTTCCTTTTCTAATTCATCTGTTAAATCCCCTAAGAATTTACCAGTCGGTGGTTCATATTGACCGTCTGCCGAAACATAAATACAGGAGTCTGTATCGCAATATAACACCCTTTTGCCCAAATTTTCTAGAtaagaatataatttaagaCGGGCTTGCACTGTCGTGTACGCTGCTATAACAACATTTGTTGTCCGGGATGGTTTTATAGCCTCTCGagcatttataaaattaatatacaaaGTTTTATCATTCACAGTCAAAAACCCACAGATTTCTATCTGAGTATCTGTTAATAACTCCATTAAGCGGTTTCTAGTTGTAACAATTTCAGTTTGCATTAAATTTTCACGCTGCCCGAATTTTCCCCATAAAGAGTTTAAACTGAGCTTCGCTACAGAACGTAATCccgaattatatttaattctaTCTTTATCTAAACATATTCCTCCAGCGCGCTCGTAATcttcaatatatttatttttatcctccTCAGTTACACAATCTTTCGGAAAACCGCTAGCctctgttttaatttttaaaaaattattgatatctTCTGTAAATAACTCATCACACTCTTTGTCTTTATTATACTGCATTATATCATACTGCCATATTTCATAAATCTTAAGAACAATATAACCTTTTGAAACAGCTTTTTTGACCTCGTCTACAACCCACGTACCTGTAAATTTTCTATCCTTCGTTTTATGATTACAACCGGTTTGTCTCAATTCTTGAGCGAAAGTTCGACGCAGCGCAAAAAGAAGCCTATTATGGATTTTGCAAGGCAGTACGGGGTGATAAAGTTTTCGCGGTGGTAAAACGGTACATTTTATAAGCCCCTCTATACCAGCCAAATTATTATGTTCACCTACTATTTTTAACAGTCTTCACCAATATAAATTCCGGGATGGCCAACTGGAAACTTGCCTGTTTTGCAAATATATGGGTAGAGCGAGCAAACGTCGAcatatttaactttttcatTATCTTTAACGTCGTACAAACTCACAAAACTTTCTGTACGGCCACCAAAAAAAGCATCGCGTGGTTTCAAAGGCTCTATACTAAGAAGTGGATGCTCTCTCAGTTCCATAGCAGTCTCAGGTACACTCGCTAAAAAAACGTCAAAGTCACACTCCCATTCTTCTATCAAATTATAACCTAAGCCTCGGATTTTTTCTGATGTTGCTATTGTACTATCGTACCTCGTATGCATACTCTCAAAGTTATCGCTGGCATTAAGTTTTTTATCACGATTTATTCTGTAACATTTTGGACACCCATGCCTATAACAACCATGGAATTGTAACACGTTTTCTTGACCCGttctaagatttttaaagtaaCCGTCAACAGGTATACCTGATGGTAAACGGAATTCTTTACCATATCCTGCGTGTATAGTTTTCCACCCGTATTCGcgctcttttaaaattaaccatTTAATTGCTTTATGTGACTGGTTAGCAGACCACCTGTAGGTTCCGTTGATTGGTAAAATACCTATTGTGTTaggtttcaaaaaattacgtcaaaaaatttttgaacacgCAGCAGCTATTGTGGTGCATTCAGAAAAGGGACAAACATTTCCGCATTGTATAAACATTTCTCAAAATAACATACAAGCTCTTCTAAGAATAGTGACATCGCTCTTACAGTAATATTccatttcattttaaaaattaaaaacatatttttcacAAACTTTTGCATTATAccataatgtaaatttttcgtAAGTTTTTGAAAACATAGTTTCGggcgaaaaatattttgcaggGGGCATGCGAccaacataatttttattcttaggcgtgttaaataaataaggaAAGTATCCTTTTGAGGCTTCGTCTTCAAAACCAAAAGCTTTCGGTAATTCACGTAAAGGCATATGTAGGTAATTGAGACTGTCTAAAAAAACGGTTTTGGCTACCCTCATTACGATTATTTTTGTCccgtttaaaattaaatctggTAAACGCGTTTTCTTTTTCTCAATCATACATTTCAAAACAAATTGGGCATAAAAACTGCTAGTGTTATGCGcaatacaaattatttttgaaaattttggataattttgtAAGGCCAAATCGATTAAGTTTTCTACGggattatcataaaaaataaactcccTTTCACCACATTCCTCACAATTTTCAGTAACATCTTTACTATCCCAACAAAAAGTGCAGGTTTTTTGAACCACACACAAATGAGGTACATGTATTTTTGTAGAAGGTGACCCTTTAACGCGTTCGTTTTGTTGTGTTTCAAAGTCatagaacaaaaataaaactttcgGCAAGTCTTTTCGTTTAAGAGGCGTcatataacaataatgattaatCGGTCTTTCACAGCAACATATCTGGCAATAACTTAAATCGCAATTATGTGGTAGATCATAATGTTTATAACGGCAACATACAGAGCATAATTTCAACACATTACATACactcatatttttattcttaccgCGTAAATTACCTGAACCTAATTTCAAATGATTTGTATAGCAACGGTCGCTTGAAAACCACGTATTATATAAAGCGCAGttgattttattcaaatattcacACACCGGTGCAGTGTTACATCTAGGGCATTTTTTCGAACATCTATGATCACGATTCGATTCATAACCCTTATTGCATAATTCGCAAAAAGAACGGCTGCCTAAAGCCCCTGCTAAATTTGTTATAGGCTGGTAACGCTTACTGTCAGGATAATATAATAGATATATTGAATGTAAGATTTCTCCAAATGCTTCCTGGACTGTCACGCGCCCGTCAAAAATAGGCAGCCCTCCTTTCCCgaatgttaaaaattcatacaCTACCAACGCTATACCCTCCTGTTCAAAATATCGTTGAAAAGCTAATATTTCGGTGATACCACTACCTTGGCGAGGTATTTGGATACCTGATGTGTGTAATAATTTAAGTGCTTCGTTTTCTTGTAAACGTGATCTACTGTCTGTTATACTTTTCCATTTTCTATGTAAAACACCCGTGCGTATTTCGCCTCTTTCAATAAATACTTTGGCAACAGCTAAAGACCGCGGCAAACATAAATTATCGTTATTGTTAATCGTTATAGTAGACCGTCTAAACATGTTTTCGTGAGATAAGCCTACTTTACCACGGCCCGCAATACCAGTAACAACAGCTGAAGTAATAATCAACTTATCGTCAGTAGTAAGACCGCCTGCACTTTGAGACACATCACTTAACAAACGCCACAAATCATCAGCTGAAACGGTGTTTGCCCTCTGGAACCGCGACCAAATAACGCCTTGGGTTagtttttcataatttatcgTAAAACCAACGTAATCATAAGGATGACAACCTTCGGTAATATGTGTAACAATGTCGGTCAACACGCTATGAAACCATTGCATAGGATCGGTATTATCGTTAGGTTGTTGAATCTTTATGGTTATTTCTTTACCTTTAGTTTGAAAAcgacgaaatttttttattatttcgcgATCTATAATAAAACGATGCCCTGGTGGATGTATATCTATGTAATTGTGTTCATTTGCTTGCAAATGTTGCTGTGTAGAAGTTGACGGTAAATCCTGAACGTTTTGAGTCTGTGACCTTGTTGTTATACCCCCTGCTTGAATACCTGAAATTaagttcaatttaaaaaaaagttacaaatgaaataaacattatagaaataattattttacatgaaTAATTAAGCTACGTCTGCTGTGTCAAAGGTGTTTTGCTTAGTAGAAATACCTAATAATTGGCTCTGCATTAGAGCATGTACAGTGGCATCGTCGCTTGCATCATCAGCATTATTATTGTCAGTAGACGGTGTTTCTTTTTCTTTGCCGCCttctccttcttcttcttcttcttcttcttcttcttcttctctttcttcttCTACTGctacttcttcttcttcttcttctttatcATCATCAGCAGTATTATCTTTATAAACGGCATAACTACGGTGtggttgatttaatttttcctcTTCTGAGtcaagatttgttaatataaaaGTTTCTTCATCGGTATCTGTAGGATGTGAAACATATGAATCGTTTGAACTTGAAGATGACAATCTATCACGTTTGAGCCCTTTAAATctcttcaattttattatttctgctTTGTTAATGTGTCGCGATGTAGACGTTTTTCTCCCACTctgaaatttacaattataaataaaatgattttactaattaaaagaATCAATCATACCTTGACGTTTTTCGGATTATTAACAGTGTCTTCATTTTCGTCGCTATCACTGCTTTCATCGGTAGCTACCAATTCGTCACGGCAATAATTCTCTATAAATGATTATTCACTATTtcagtaaattattaattgtaaaatataaaagtaatatCAAGAATTATTAACTTACCGTAGCCTGTTAAGAATGTTTGCAAGCAGTTAGCGCCTGCTTTATTTGTTTGAAGAATAGTCGTAGCCACTGCACGCATAAGTAGTGTATTTGCCGTTAATAATCCTTTCTTGTGAGCCCTGTTCAACACTCGGCAAGATGTGACTACCACAACACGTTGTAATAACTTTATCACATGTTCACGCGGTAAACTCCACCAATTTTGGAGACGTTTTTCGGTATAAACAGCCCATAACCGTGGCGAATTACGCCGTATATATTGCACTAGCCGTAGAACAGCTGAAATAAATGGTTGCTGGTATCGATAATTATTGGTTTTCATAATTCTTGAAATATACGACACTGGTATGTTTGTagttatttgattaaaattcaGCCATagaataatgaatttatacGTATAAACTGGAGGGTGCTGACCACACCGTTTGCAAGTCACGCGTTGTTTTGGCTACATCTCTGCATACTATTTTATGCTTACCTTAAGCAAACGTGAGATTCAAagtctaattaaataaagatacATGTAAGGAGATGAGCAACTAAGTGAAATGAACAGATAGGgcgttgtttttttttttttttttttttttattttttaatgggaGAAGCAGCTCTCAAGTTAGCAGTTAAAAAACATGCAATTGTCAGTTCCCTTGAAACAACCATTAATACTACATCTTACACTCTTTAACTCTACTATCGCATCGTGATGGCTATGTCAAGGAAACGCCCTTATGAAGAAGGTGAAACATCGGGGCCCAATAAACGAGAGCCTCGTATATTACAATCGTGGGAGAAATTCGATTTCTTGCTTGCCACTTATTACAAACTAAACGATTCGCGATCCAAATCTATAGTTGTCGGTCTCAAATTAAACAGTGACAACTTTAAATTTGAACCGTGCTCAGTAATAGTGGACGAAAAATCTTGCGGTATTGTGTGTAAGGGTAATCAGTGGCTACAGTTTACAGCAGCTGTCAAACAgcagtcaagaaaattttatttgtctgAGGGTGATTACAAGAAACAACCTGACGATTCAACATCTTTAAATGGttacatatttaaattttcaactcTGGGTGCTATGTATGGCAAAGCGAAACTCTTCACCATCATAGACAGCACATAATGGCCTTCAAGATACGTAAGAAAAGTAATTATGAAGCAAAATACGGTGCAAAACATTTACGAGTTCGAAGAATTGGTCAACGCACGTCTACAATACCTCAAAAAGTTTTGTGAGCCTTGTGACGTGTATATCAAGCAGTTATTAGCCCCTGTTACAGAAATACTCCcaaaaatacaaacaaattttggaTCTATTGAGTTATCTGAGGAAATGATGCACAAATTTGTAGTGGCTGGTTTGAAAAATAACAACGTAacagaaaaaattaggaaacaGCTGGAAGAAAAAGAAGGAGAGTTTACATGGTTCAACGACGCCTATGTTGACTTagtcatatattgttaatattgttcTTCGATAAAGATATAATGGCCTAAGTGAAATTGGTGTAATTTGTGTAATTCTgcaaaatcataaaatattgtGTAACCGATATATAACCATATAAAATATGTGTgtttatgaaatattataaatatcatttttacacttcacaaataatttttgtgtttttataaaatattataaatatcatttatgtactttacaaataatttgtgtaaaatcataaaatattgtataaCCAATATATAACTCTCTTAATATGTGTATTCTTATAAaacattataaatatcatttatatacttcacaaataatttttgtgtttttataaaatattataagtaTTGTTTATGTACTTTACAAAACGCTTTTGTgttcttataaaatattaatatcattacGTATTTCAAAGatgtattttttgtattttaataatcCAAATCGTCTACACCACATCCCTTTTATACATTATGCTACactgcaaaaaattttcaatgaattttACTATGTGTGGATAGTAATACCGGACCATAAGAAAACTGATACAAAATTTACAAGTTCCCATAGTAAACGTATGCGCAGATTACACAATCGTGTCGTCTACGCATACCGTTTACTACGGGAACTTGTAAATTTTGTATCAGTTTTCTTATAGTCCGGTATTACTATTCACACATAGTAAAAttcattggaaattttttgCAGTGTACtaatattactataatatTACTAATATTACTGTAAACCTAAGCATGATCTTCAAGAAATACAACATCTCACGGTAAGTATAatacctattttttttttttttatcttgcaGAAAACAGTTTTTAATCAAAACGATACTGGTGAGTAAAATAAGATATTCAATTATGAATAAGACAACAGACGGTAAGTAAGCTTTTAATTTACGTAAACTATATATGAAATGGTACGTGTTTACAGGTCTCTGTAACActggtatatatatatatatatatatatatatgtatatgcaATCAAATGTACAACCGCTTGTCCCCACCAGGGCGTCGCGAACCGTCCCCACCGTGCGCCGCGAGCTACCACCACTGGGTAGTGGGGGCCGCCAAAGTTGCACCATACTGctcaccagaaggaagagcggcagctaattccttcCCCCGCGAataaatgccttacggcggtaccataggggatcagaggatagaagagaaaggggtttagagtttagtgggtaggggcgtcagcgttgagttttagtatgacgctgcgtcgagtcgccacatatccaggccaaacagctatgcctagaatccgtagaaaggattccccccctgagaaaaaaaaaacacatacatacatacatacatacatacagacactatcgcgggaatagtcaggaaagcttcctaggacctcaaaagaCCTCAAAAGGACCTCGAGATCTGATTaaaacttttgatttttgaaaaacagggtaaaaacaataacttccagatttttgaaaattttcaattttcttagcgggatgataaaaattattttattgtatgatACGATGGGCTAAGGAGAGTCAGGCTTCAGCGTGATTCCTTATGACCATCTGAGTCAGTTGTTAGTCATCCCTTTCTTTACGTAGTTCTACTAGGTCATtggtaaaaaagtttttctttacaaatcaTCTATGaccatttttattcattaagtAACGAAGaaccataaattttttagtttttaataattaataccgggccaaaatattttttgtaaattttgaaaaattattaatatttacaatgaaATAGACCTTTTATCGGATAGGTATtacattttcttattttaagtAGTAATACACCACCTGTTCCAAACTTAAATTCTAACCCAGTGAATACATGACCTTAAAATGATGTCATACGTAGATCATACAGAGATCAtgaaattttacgtggacatGACGTAATGGTGACTTTATTTATGATCTCACTATGAAGTCATATTGGATTACATCATTGTGACATCGTACTGACattaaatttgactttaataTGACGTCATTCTTATGACTCCAATGTTACGTACATGATATATCATATACCGTCATGCTGCGACGTCAGATCGTAGTCATATGTTCTGACGTAAAGGTTACATAAGAATTCAATCATATTCTAACATAAAGTAtgagtcaaaattttgatataaaattgaCATAATAATTCCATCATATTCTTACATAAAATACGAATCAATATTTTGACATTCAAATGACGTAACAATTTCATCATATTcttagataaaatataaatcaatatttttacattaaagtGACGTATTAATTCCGTCATATTCTTACATAAAATATGAATCAATATTCTGACATTAAAGTGACGTAATAGTTCCATCATATTCTTACATAAAATATGAATCAATATTTTGACATTAAAGTGACGTAATAATTCCATCACATTCTTACATAAAATATGAATcaatattttgatataaaattgaCGTAATGATTCcatcatatttatatatatatattccaAGTCCAAATTCTGACTCAAAAGTGACGGCATAATTCCATCATATTCATACGTAAGAAACAAATCTTAATCTTACGTAGAActgatgtaaaaaaaaaaacatatcaCAACATTAGTTCTATTATCTATATTACGTCAAACTGccataataataaacttacaaacttaatataaaagtattaatattcatgcgtatatatgtatatttagtATTCAAATCGAACCTACCATAATTTCAGTATAAATGCAGTATCATTGAGATTCTCTAAACTGAAAAGAtttcaaatgattttataaaGGAAAgaatataaagaaattttgaaactaGTTATTACATTGTAACAAAGGTACAGTTATGAAATTATTACAGTTTGGAtaggaaaaatataaacatttcgACTTGATAGAGTTCGTTCCAACAGTTATTGATTTTGAagtgctatttttttttacagagcaaatgcataattttttagaatcacatggttctaaaaaatttgaatcaaaagtagaaaaatattCACATTGAACTTTAACTTCATTATTTGTATCATCAATtcgattaataattaaaatattatcgtCACGTATCAAACAacagttttcattttttttgtatttatagtaaaaccattaaatttcaaagcaataattttatcatcttttttttcaacttctaAATTTGATCTAACAGTGTTTTTAATGACtggtaataaattttcttcgtGTACATGATTCACCACTTGTTCTAATGGTTTTGGTGCGTTCTTCACTTTGATTTTAATAGTATACatgtaattttcaaatttaaatgt
Protein-coding regions in this window:
- the LOC123273376 gene encoding uncharacterized protein LOC123273376; this encodes MRKCILPINGTYRWSANQSHKAIKWLILKEREYGWKTIHAGYGKEFRLPSGIPVDGYFKNLRTGQENVLQFHGCYRHGCPKCYRINRDKKLNASDNFESMHTRYDSTIATSEKIRGLGYNLIEEWECDFDVFLASVPETAMELREHPLLSIEPLKPRDAFFGGRTESFVSLYDVKDNEKVKYVDVCSLYPYICKTEGLIKCTVLPPRKLYHPVLPCKIHNRLLFALRRTFAQELRQTGCNHKTKDRKFTGTWVVDEVKKAVSKGYIVLKIYEIWQYDIMQYNKDKECDELFTEDINNFLKIKTEASGFPKDCVTEEDKNKYIEDYERAGGICLDKDRIKYNSGLRSVAKLSLNSLWGKFGQRENLMQTEIVTTRNRLMELLTDTQIEICGFLTVNDKTLYINFINAREAIKPSRTTNVVIAAYTTVQARLKLYSYLENLGKRVLYCDTDSCIYVSADGQYEPPTGKFLGDLTDELEKEGVGSYITSFVTGGPKFYAFIIRRPDDSTAEVCKVKATLHLRLPYVNINAVQIPQRRLFRLLGCVDVPEICYLEVFPLRDTSNND